GCGGGAGAGGAAGCAGCTAAAGACGCACAGCAACACACCAAGAGGAGAGCTGGGGAGCTTCTCTAGGACCCCACGGGACACACAAAGGTGCGCCTATGCACACcatgatttaaataaatcaaaaaagacACTTGAGAGATGAACCTTAAACCATAAAAGGTCCTGTTTTCCTCTAAGACCTGTTATCCGAGCTAACGCTAGTAGCCACGTTAGTGTGTTAGTGATAATATCCGCTGTAGACTCTCTGATGATCACTTTTATTCTGATAGTAAGACATGTCAGTGCAAAGATGTCAGAAATCAGTGTAGGGAGTGTTCGACTGTTTTTATCAACAAATAAATACCATTTGTATTTACACGGGGGGGGCATAAACACACTGTACATGTAAATATTTGACTGACACACATTACTCGCTCCTCATGGAGTGACACCACTGGCGTTGCATGTTTCGTGCTTGGCAGTTTGGGGGTGTGGGGGCTGTGGTGGGGGGTGTCAGTCCTCCGCGGGGCACTCGAGTGCGACGCTGTGCTCCTGGGCCACGGCGGCCAGCTCCTTCAGGAACTCGGCGAACAGGACGACGGCGAACACCCGGTTCTTGGCCTGAGGGGCGATGGGGGGGCAAGGCAGCAGGGCGGCGGCGAGAGGAGGCGCGGCCTGCGCGTCCCGGCAGACGTTCCTGTCCCCGCGGGACTCGTGGCACTCTGGGAGGGGGGCACAAACGGGACAGAGACAGCTTCAGACAGAGCTGGAGGAAACTGTGTTTGAGTTGTACGACCTGACTGGCTTCCTCCtcatcgccccctgctggtcggcTGACAGAAAGCAGCTTTTCTGTTACCAAGCAGCCGCCGCAGAGTTAACGTGAACAGGGAAGCAGACTTGCATTCTAACTAAATTCATACTTCTACCACCCTTCCTGGTGGGGGAGGTTCCTCATGCCgtcttgtgcgtgtgtgtgtgtgtgtgtgtgtgtgtctgtcctaaCTAACCTCTGAACTTGCTCTCCTGGTCTTTGGCCAACAGGAACCTCCAGGCCTGAGTGACCAGGGCGGGGAAGTCCGGCCGGGTCGCCACGTAGCGCTCGATCTGCTCGCGCACCGACACCAGCACCTGCAGGAGAGACGTCCCCATGAGGCGTGCGTGGCGTGCGTGGCgtgtgtggcgtgtgtgtgtgtgtgtgcgtgcgttacCTGGTGCAGCGTGCGCACGTTGGGCTGGTCATGAGGGTCGGTGCTGAGCAGGAAGGATCTCAGAAGAGGTTGCGGGTACGATGCCAGCTGGGCCAAGATGCCGGTCACCAGCAGGTTGACGGCGATGGAGTTCTCCAGAAGGTTCTCCAGGCGGGACAACAGCACGCTGATGAATggccctggtgcatgatgggaaactACAGGTGAAGAGGAGTTtctggctttttatttttctcaagaTCTGACTGaatattctgtattttctgATTGATTACtttatgtattctttttttaagtctGTTTTTGAAGTAAAATGTCTGACAGAATACATTTAGAATCACGTTTAGAATCTTTCAACAGAATTTTAAAGTCTTTATGGAAGAGAAGAGTTTCTGCCTTTCACCTTATTAGGTTAATAAATCCCCTTTTATCCGTACACTGACCTGTGAAGGGAACTCCGGGCCTCCTGCTTCCTTCCctacagctcctcctcctcctctcctctccttcctcttccacttcctccatctcctcctcctttccatcACCCCACGAGGAGCAAAAAAaggactcctcctcttccagttTCTGCCTCAGCGCTCTGACTCGCCTCCTGAATGCGCCGATGTCGTTGGTGACGTCGTCGCAGTCTGGCTCCGCCCCCAAAGAAAGCATGAGCTCCTGGTACCGGGACAGGAAGTCGTCGCCGTTGGCGACTCCGTTGCCCGGTGGACTCGGGGCCCTTGTGGGGGTCACCGACCGGTCGCCTGCTTCGGAGAGCCCGTTGTGTTGAGTGTGCGATGGCGCAGAATGTCGGGTTTGATTCACAGAACCTCCAAAGTCTCTCAGGTTCGGCCGAAACGTCTCGTTGTCCTCGCTGTCTTCGTAGTCCTCGTAGTCCTCGTAGTCCTCGTAGTCCTCGTAGTCTTCGCTGATGGTGAGATTCTTGGCGTCGAAGCTGTTGGCGAGGGACAGACGTCCTCGTGGTGCCTCTGTCcttttcatctcctcttctccatcctccttcctcctccccgcctccttCGCAAAGTCctcgctcctccttctctcttctctccccccgtcctcgctcctcctcctcgttgacATGATGCTGTTCACCGTTTCTATGACGGTCTttcccgccgccgccgtcggTGCCCGCTGGCCGTTCGAGAAGCTTCCCCGCGCGCGCCGGTTCGCCGCCATGATGCGCTCCAAAATGGCCGCTTTGGTTTCCCTTTGGGCGAACAGATCGCAGACCAGGACGTCGTCCTGGAACTCGGACTCCTCCACGTAGGAGCCCCGGACCAGCTTGGTGGCGGTGCGACGCATCTCCTGGATGTGTCGGGGCGCCGAGACGCAACCGTCCGACTCCACGGTCACGCCGCTCCCCGCCGCGTCCGCcgacaggaggggggggtcgtcgTCTGCGAAAATGTCGTCCCACTCCAGCTCCAGGGCGGAGCCGGCTCGACCTGCCTGGCTGCCTGCGGAGACGCTGTCCAAGGAGGTCGGCGTCGGGGAGAGGGCCGAGTGGGGAGGAGCCACGAGGAGAGAGTAGATGGAGTCGCCGTTGAGCTCGTCCTCCAGGTCGTCCCCGCGGAGGGACGATCCCGACCGGTAGTCTCGCGGCGGAGGGTCGAACCCGTCGTACGCACACGACCACTGACGGGAAGCCCTGCAGGCAAAAGCCAAACTCATCAGAGAAGTGGGACACAATCATCCGAttggtccggggggggggtgctagggGGTgcgagggtgggagggggggggggcgatgctcATTCAGAACATGCAGGCATTAGCATGTAGCTTAAATGAGTAATCTTACACTTATAGACGTTTTAGAAGTTCTTTCATTCATCAACCACTGGGTCTAGAAAGAGAAGTCAAGactgtgttaaagctgcattctgtgtagtgaccagcagggggcgactcctctgctcccatagacgtctatgaggaaatgactctacttctgtgtagtgaccagcagggggcgactcctctgctcccatagacgtctatgaggaaatgactctacttctgtgtagtgaccagcagggggcgactcctctgctcccatagacgtctatgaggaaatgactctacttctgtgtagtgaccagcagggggcgactcctctgctcccatagacgtctatgaggaaatgactctacttctgtgtagtgaccagcagggggcgactcctctgctcccatagacgtctatgaggaaatgactctacttctgtgtagtgaccagcagggggcgactcctctgctcccatagacgtctatgaggaaatgactctacttctgtgtagtgaccagcagggggcgactcctctgctcccatagacgtctatgaggaaatgactctacttctgtgtagtgaccagcagggggcgactcctctgctcccatagacgtctatgaggaaatgactctacttctgtgtagtgaccagcagggggcgactcctctgctcccattaacgtctatgaggaaatgactctacttctgtgtagtgaccagcagggggcgactcctctgctcccatagacgtctatgaggaaatgactctacttttgtgtagtgaccagcagggggcgactcctctgctcccatagccgtctatgaggaaatgactctacttctgtgtagtgaccagcagggggcgactcctctgctcccatagacgtctatgaggaaatgactctacttctgtgtagtgaccagcagggggcgactcctctgctcccatagacgtctatgaggaaatgactctacttctgtgtagtgaccagcagggggcgactcctctgctcccatagacgtctatgaggaaatgactctacttctgtgtagtgaccagcagggggcgactcctctgctcccattaacgtctatgaggaaatgactctacttctgtgtagtgaccagcagggggcgactcctctgctcccatagacgtctatgaggaaatgactctacttctgtgtagtgaccagcagggggcgactcctctgctcccatagacgtctatgaggaaatgactctacttctgtgtagtgaccagcagggggcgactcctctgctcccatagacgtctatgaggaaatgactctacttcccttgatttattcccccagtaaacattgtaaacatgagtttatggtctttcTCGTCTCTTCTTCAACACACCATGATGTTTATTTCGTGAATTATTGTGCGGAGCCATAAAACAGACCATAAAACAGGGGGTActtgagggcggggctacagcATATTGTATTGGGTTGTACTTGGCTCCGCCCCTCTTGTATCCCCTCTAGATGGGGACGTCCAATGAATAATTTGATGCCTTAAAAGGGCAGCCCACAAACAAATGGGTGTACGAATTGGTTCCGTCACCAAAGGATGCCCAGCAGATGTCACCAAACGGACCAATTAGCCTGCTGTCTGTCCCCTGCTGTCCCAGCGGGCGAGGTGAGGACGCACTCACCTCAGGGCCGTGGAGATGGCTTGACGGGCGTCCCACAGGTAGTGGAGGTAGTTCACGTCCATCAGGAAGTCGGCGCCCCGCCGGTACCCCACGCTGTCCGTCGGCGTCAGGCCTGACCCCGGCAGAGAGGTGCGAGTTAGCGTGAGCATAAGGAAAAGCCTTTTAATGGTGCCGGTTGAAGGTCGGCCACCTGCTCCCCGGGGCCAGTGGATGT
This sequence is a window from Pungitius pungitius chromosome 1, fPunPun2.1, whole genome shotgun sequence. Protein-coding genes within it:
- the LOC119222874 gene encoding FHF complex subunit HOOK-interacting protein 1A-like → MMASAVVGGNRRRSLSLRGVDPETCMIVFKNHWLQVVKILERHEPARGVTGALSFLSGPAALRPGPVPADEASAVQNYVEHMLFLLMEEEAGQGGAMGPILEFVVVEGVMERLFLWSLRRQFTEDMKLEQLRMYQMLLSQARQPLLHHKPVLRPLMMLLASCAGAATDSGGVVEAELVLLLNQLCVALVKDPSVLELFFHTSEDQGAANFLLFSLLIPYTHRQGPVGQQARDALLLIMSLSASDPRVALHITQNTYFCPVLATGLSGLYSSLPARLQVYSEDWHCLAPADWQQVPALVHFLHSLDFCSAVTKVAHPSIRSQLLGYIYNGFLVPVLAPALHKLTVEEVMTTTAYLDLFLRSISEPALLQSFLSFILLHTHDNVHILDTLVSRVNTPFQLGTVSLALFRTLIGLFCEDVMLQLVFRYLVPCSHLSVKQRSALRRRDCCSFSAASFLLLSPPWCAGTLLGVGSPSEHIHWPRGAGLTPTDSVGYRRGADFLMDVNYLHYLWDARQAISTALRASRQWSCAYDGFDPPPRDYRSGSSLRGDDLEDELNGDSIYSLLVAPPHSALSPTPTSLDSVSAGSQAGRAGSALELEWDDIFADDDPPLLSADAAGSGVTVESDGCVSAPRHIQEMRRTATKLVRGSYVEESEFQDDVLVCDLFAQRETKAAILERIMAANRRARGSFSNGQRAPTAAAGKTVIETVNSIMSTRRRSEDGGREERRRSEDFAKEAGRRKEDGEEEMKRTEAPRGRLSLANSFDAKNLTISEDYEDYEDYEDYEDYEDSEDNETFRPNLRDFGGSVNQTRHSAPSHTQHNGLSEAGDRSVTPTRAPSPPGNGVANGDDFLSRYQELMLSLGAEPDCDDVTNDIGAFRRRVRALRQKLEEEESFFCSSWGDGKEEEMEEVEEEGEERRRRSCREGSRRPGVPFTGPFISVLLSRLENLLENSIAVNLLVTGILAQLASYPQPLLRSFLLSTDPHDQPNVRTLHQVLVSVREQIERYVATRPDFPALVTQAWRFLLAKDQESKFRECHESRGDRNVCRDAQAAPPLAAALLPCPPIAPQAKNRVFAVVLFAEFLKELAAVAQEHSVALECPAED